The stretch of DNA CAGCAATTCAAACTAAAGGATCTGCCTTGCAGAAGCAGTCTTCTGAGGTGGTAAAAGACATAACCCAAACCTGCAGCTTATATGTTGTCCGATTGGAAGACCCAATACAGAAGTAGGTGTTGGAAGCGCAAACTTGAACTTGGCGACATTATGACTGAGTTGCCTCTTCTCAACAAGTTTAAATTCCCTGAAGTTCTCAGGGTCCAAGCAACCTACAGGAGAGCAAACCATAGCCAGCCAATTACAAATGAGCTACAAGCAAAATTAGGACCAGGCAGTGAGCCTGTGGTTGTTAAAAGGATGAATTGCAAGCTTGGAAAGCAGTAAGCTCACTTGAAAAATTAGAATGAACTATATAGTCATTAATTGCTAAAAAGTAAGAAAACAATCACAGTCCCCAGTCCTAGGATCAGTTCCGAAACGCTTCAGAACCTGAAGAAGCATGGCAACTAGATGGCCAAGCGATACCAATAAACCTTATCTCTGAATGTTTAGCTATGACGAGAAAGTAAAAGTTTGTGACACTTGGTGCTCGGAGGCATCAACAGCTAAATCCAACTAACAACCCCAAAATATGAATGAACGGACCATCTGCGCGACGTGCAGCAGCGCGTAACACAAACTCTCAGGCAGAGCTCCCCGAGAACCAAAGGAACGCGGCGCCGAGCATGCCCCCTGGCAGTTCTCAGGCGATTGGCTACTGGACAGTGGATAGGGCTACGAATTCTCGGCTGACGCGCGGGTTGTTGGCGGTGGCTTACCCCTGGGTTTCCTGCTGCGGAGGAAGAGgtaggcggcgccggcggccacggcgacgacggcgaccGCGACGGCGACCGTGGTCTCCAGCCTCTGCCCCTGCAGGAACTCCATGACCCCCGCGCCCCTCCCGTGGGTGGATTCGCGGCTGGTCGGGCTCGGCGGGGGGAGAGATTCGCGGGCGgagtttggtttggtttggacgTTTGGTATGGTGTGGTCAGGTGAGGTGTGACCGTGTGAGTGAGATTTTAGAGCTCCGATCGGCGATGAGGTAGGTGCGGCTCGCAGGCCGGGTTTGGTTGGAGCTCGGGGGGTTGGTTCGCGGCGCTTGATCTCGTCGCCGCCGTCCCTTCCTGATCGGACGTTGCTTGACGACCGGAGCGGAGAGCGCGCGGTCCAGGTGCCCACGTTCCTCCTCATCGCGTAGTTGCATCTGCCATATGGGCCCTGGTCCGACCAGTGAGAGTGATTGGACTGTGCGACTCCTCCAATGTCGATCGAGAAGGCCCATCTGACGTGCACCGCGCTGGCAGTGGGATATGAGCTCACGCCGCAGCTGAAACGATAGCGTCGGCGGCGAGGACGTAGCCGCCGGTCGCACCATCTGACCATCTCCCCATTGAAGAGCACGGACGGAGCCCCAGCCCTCCCTCCCAATTCCCAAAGTCCcaaaggccggccggccggtcgtaTCTACCCTCCAGTATCTTGGGATCACGAGAGTCCAAATCGAGCCGAGCAGCCCGCCGATCTTGACTGACCCAGCAGGCAAACCAAAGCCTGAACTGAAACGAGGTCGAATCCcctttctctgttccgtttTACACGGATCAAGTAAACTCGGCAGCCGGCAGGTGAGATGAGCGGCAACTTGCGAGCGAAGCGACCGTTGCCTGGACAGGTGACCCTGCGCGGGGTCAATGCCATGCTTGCTGCCAAGACCGGTACAAACAGCATTGCACTGTGCCGGGAATTTCTTCAGGAATTACGCATATCATTggttttctctctttctttatTCAATGATGAAAAAGAGTGTGAATGTACTATGATGATAGCTTTACTTGGTAGAGTAACatttaaaaaaaaggaaaactagAACTCCGTAGGAAGGAAGAAGCCAGGGGCAGGGCTGGAGGATTAGCTGGTAGGCACCTTTGGCTGAAAGGGAGGTTTTATCAGCCGAGCTGCGGATTACGGGTGCTAAATAAACTCCCTAAAAGGCAAAAACAGGCCAGGGCAATCGTATGCTTGCAAGTCATAACAATCTTTATTGGTTGGAGATTTGCGCCTGGATGAAATAAAATATCCTTTTCTGCGTTTAGAACCGGGCGGCGACGATGGCCTGTAGGGAGTAAAGAATCCAGCATGCCAGCCACCTGCCCCGTAACTTCTTCCTGTTCCTCttcgtcatcgtcatcatccTACTTCCGACGAAGCAACCAAGGACGAGAGGCGGGGGCGgagggccgccgccgcagcccaaTCCGCTAAGGGGTGGAGGGAACAGCCGGCGCAAAGGTCAGTCGTCTCGTCGCGTCGCGTGAGCTTTCTCTCCGCCCCTTTTTATTTCTCTCTAAGAAAGACGGTGTTTTTGATGGGGGCGATTGGTTGCGGTGCCCGAAATCAAGAACCTGGAGGGCGATTGGTTTtacttcccccccccccctctttggATAATATCTTGTGTTGTCTGGGAAAAGGGATCGCCTTTGCTGCTTGTGGTTAGATAGATTGGGGATTTGTTGAGGGAGTTGTTCGGGAAGATGAGTTTGCGAATAGTGCAATGTGAGTGAATCTCGAGCAGACAGGGAATTAGTTTCGTGTTCGTGCCACCCAATGACTTCTGATGGGTTTTCAATTCCTTTTTTTGGAATAGAATCTTGTTCTTCAAATAGAAAGTATGGAACTGGGACCCGATTCTTGAACTAAGAATCTCGACTCCTGATCTCTGCCTTCCCCGTCTCCAAGATCTGCTAATGCGCCCTTGTCTCCAAGTGGGTCTTCTCTTCACGACAGCTTGCTACTCCTGCTCCTCAAGAACCAGAGAAAGTCTTAATCTTTGCATTAGATGCAAAACTTAGCTTTGTTCTTATTCTTGATGCCAATTTATTGTAAGATCTCCATGCTTGCCATTGTCGACCGAAGTTTATTCGCAAATGGGCACTGTAGTCATCATCTTGTTTCATCTCTTCTTGATAAAATTGTTGTTTAGGTGCTGCATTTACTCCTATGGATGATGAGTTGATCCTTCGGTTGTTTGCTTGGGAATCTATATAAATTACCCTTCAACCACAGTGCCTTGTTGATGTATTTTGTTTGTGTGCAATACTTGATCAGGGGAAGGATTTGGAGGATGACAGAAGCTGCAATTGTAAGGTATTGGTGCCATGAATGTGAGCATGCCGTTGACTTTGAGGAGACCATGGTCGAGGCCATGGCTGAGGAGATCAAGTGCCCAGCCTGCGATGGTGGATTCATTGAAGAGATGAATGGCGAGGAATTTGAGGGGTTGACCAGCCAACGGTCAGAGCGGGATTTATCACAATGGGGAACGTCTGACAACCCTTTTGAGCAGCCAGGAGCGACAGCTGACAGtgaggatgatgaagaagaagaagatgatgacgatgatATGGGCCGTGAGTTTGAGGGTTTCATCAGGAGGCATCGACGGGCATCAGCTCTTCGTCGGGTACTTGACAGCATCCAAGATGACCTCAGAGCTGACAGGGAAAGGGACAACTCTATTCTGATCAATGCCTTCAACCAGGCCCTTGCTCTGCAAGGCTCAGTGCTCGATCCTGATGAGGTCCGGGATGACCAAGGTGGCTCTAGCAATGATGATGGTTTGCTGGAGGAGTATGTGCTGGGGGCTGGGCTGAGCTTGCTGCTTCAGCATTTGGCTGAGAGCGACCCAAATCGGTATGGTACCCCTCCTGCTAGGAAAGAGGTGGTTGAGGCTTTGCCCACTGTTAAAATCGAAGAGGTTGTCAGCTGTTCAGTCTGCCTTGATGATCTTGAGCTGGGTTCCCAGGCAAAGCAGATGCCTTGTGAGCATAAGTTCCACTCTCCATGTATCATGCCATGGCTTGAACTCCATAGTTCATGCCCTGTATGCCGGTTTGAGCTACCATCTGAAGAGACAAAAGACTTGAACGAGCTTAGCAATGTCGTTAGAATGGAGAGCATCCATGAAGAAATCAGAGCTGATGGCCCTGGGAATGACAGTGAGAGCAGTAACAGAGCTTGGGCCCTAGTTCCTTGGTTCAATGGGCTATTCTCGGCACCTGAACCACAAACTGCCAGAGGCGCTTTGACTGATCAACAGCCACCTTCAGCTACTGGAACCAACCCGAATGCTGGGGAAAGTTGATTTCATCTTCCTTTGTGAATAATGCTCATACATCTGAGGATAGCAATGAACCATGTTGGTAGAACACTTCTTTTTCTCTAGTGATAATCCTTCTTGGATGAATCACAAGGTACAAAGTTTGTGGCTGCTCCGTTTTGCCATGTGTTTAGCGATCATTTAACCTTTCTTGAGTTCATTGCTGCTAAGTCAATCTGCATCCTGTGCAATGCAATCGTTTGCTTTCATGTCCACATTCTTGAGCTAACGGCAATTTTTAGATGCTTGTGAACATGAAGTAGAGATAAACCTCGTCATCTTCAGTTCTCGCCAGAAATCTATGGGTAAGGAAGTACAGACATCAAATATCGAGCAAGGCAACCTGTTCAAATATTGTGAGCAAATTTGAACATCTGGTTGAAGATTTAAGAATTTCTGGTGGTGTCTGTTGCTTTGGTGGAATGCATTTGGGCTATTTTCGGGAATCTTATAATCTTTCATGCCTAGAACTTATTTGGTTTTCGGTTGGCCTTTTTCTTGGTCTTACCGGTTGAACTATTTTGTGCACCAGCTGTTCTTTTAAGCGAATTCACTGAAGTGAAATTTTCTAAACATTAGGAGAATGCCGTCACTAAATTCGGTTCAAGTGATGCTTCACTTGTTATTCAAAACTTGGCAGTTTGGACTTGCAAAGGACCTTCCTGCTCCTACGTTCCTAAATGTGTTTCCTCGTGCTGTGTCGCACGCCTTCTCTTGGTGCAGGTCCGAGATACATTCTTGAGTGGCCATGAGAACAACGTCCACCTGTCTGCTCATCGGTAACCATGGCTTCCAGATGATTGCTGACCTCTCCTTTCTCCAGAAAGGAAAGTGGCATCGTATCCAAATTAAACGCACCCACATCGGCACGTTTTTTTTTAACCAGGCAGCAATCTTCGCGTTGATTAAGGGCCTCGGTGCAGCCCGTGGATGTGATTAAAAGCGTGCTTAGTGGCTGCGGGATAGGATCTATGCTTGGCCCTTCGCATCGCTCATCTTGCTATTATTCGTCAGGAATGTACGAGGTGCCTGACAGCCTGAGCATAGACGCACAATCTGAAAACCAGTGACAATCCGATCTCTCCAAGATTCTCGAACTGTTTCAGGGTTCCAAGAGCTGTTGACGGGTCCAAGGAAAGCTGGCTTTTTCAGTGAGCTTAAATGTATGTAGCCAAGCTAAAATTTGGCAATATTTTGTACAAGTGAATTGCTCAATCTTCTTTAGAAAGTTAAGCTTTTAGTCTGAACTGATCGATGCATGCAACTTAATACGGTATCATAATATCCACCTTTTTTTAGGTTAAATTTTTAGGTGGTcgatgcaaaaaaaaaaagaaggggCAAGTGAACTAGCCATGCGTTTGGTTTGCACCTCTGTGCCTATATGCTCACCTACTTGTGTCGCTGTCCGAACCTGACCTCGCCGAACGCGCGAACGTGAAATCTTAATGCCGTCCCGCCCTGGCTTTCGGCACGGCACCACCTTCGTCCGTCGCGGCGCGACCGCCTCAGAGACCGCGCCGTGATCCCCCTATCGCGACGGGAGATTCGGCCGCGCCGGCGCGGACGGACGCGAAGCAGCTGACTTCCGCCGTGCGCCGCTGCCCAACCGCCGGAGCGCGACGCGCGGTTGCAAGGTCGCGGTACACGAACCCGCCCCCCGCGCGCGGGCTCTGAACTTTTGATCCGCTTGTCAAAGCGAGAACGATCAGGGAtgcgcccgccgtgccgcatgCCGCCGCCGACCGCGACAGGCACTCTCGCCGCCGTGTCCTTTGGATCATCAGCTCTGGAGGTGGATGGTTTCCGTCCCTTTTTCGCTGCAAAAGGGCAGCTAGCAAGTCTGGTTCAGCTAATCATGCTTGATTGGCAGCAGTTCGGGAAGGCACTCGTGATGTTTCTCCATGTTCCCGTAGCATTGGTACGAAGCCGAACGAGTCACGCCAACACAAGAACCTGTTCCAGACACAAAGCCAGCAAATATGAGATACTCATTGCCTCTGCTTCAAATAGATGTCATCCAAAAACTTAGGCTGCCACTGCCAGCCTTGAAAGCTTTAAATTCCAACATAAAATCTCCCAAAATTTATCACAAAAGGATGGCATTATCATCATTGTAGATGTATTAAAAACAATACTAATTCCAAAAGAGAATGAAGTATCTGTGTTCATTGTCAATACACACATCAGCCTAGATATAAATACGTTGATTCTGAAGTCTGAACACAATTATTCTCTACTTCATAGCTAGAATCTGACCAAACCAACCGAAATGTTGCCCCAAGTGTTTACAAGGCGAAAATTGGCATCAAAGTGGGGAGTTTTTATCACCCAGCAAACCATGCATCGTACCATACACAACTAATAAAGGTATATAAAGCAAAACATAAACGGTGCCAAAACAGAAAAATTGGCACCAGCCAATATTAGATGTTTTCTATAAGAATAGACACATTCCGCAAGGGAGGGAGCTAGCGCTTCCAAATCTCCAATAATGCCATAGGCAGCGCTAGATGGTCACCCAGCCTCTCTTTTCCCAACCCAAAGCAAAAGCCTTCCAAAGAGAGATATCAGATGTCTGTGGAACCAAAAAGAGGAACATGGACTGAAAACCCTCTAGCCAAGTTCCGTTTCAAAAACATTACTAATACGTGAGTAATAATGGTACAGCAAACAAAAGGAAGTTTTCAATTGCCATATTTGCAACGAGTTGGGAAAGTTAGAGCAAAAGGAAAACTGTACATGTACGACGTAGCATGAGATCAGCAGGTACATGAAGAAAGCACCTGCAATAAACCAGGAAGCGAAATGTGGAAGAAATACCCACATTCCAAGAGGAATATTGCTCGTGACAGCAACTGATGTCAATATGATCATTGGAATATCGAAAGAGGGGCAAACCAAAAGCACTGACCAGGACTAGAAATGCCTTATGCTCCAGCGATGCTCCCAATGAAAGAATATCAAAGATGTTCGCCTCATCACCTCCATTTGATTTACTTTAACCACAGATTTCCTTCAAACAAATTCAACCATTAGCACACAGCATCAGCGCACATCATACATGTACAGCTATAAACAAGGCAAGGAAATATAGAGTGCATATTTGGCATTGGATACCATATCGGGAATGAATCCTTCAGGTGCTTCCACGCTGCCTGTGAACTGCAAGAGCATCACATAACCACTAGACCAGACTAGTTGCTCAAAGAGCATCCCTGAACAGTAACTATCACTAAGCGTAAGATAGTCGCCGCCGTGATAGTTTATTTGCATTCTCAGGCAGCATATGTTCCATGAAAGCCACAGCAAGCTTCTTTGCCGCACAAGGAATATTGAGATTAGGATGCCGGCAAGGCGAATAAGAAAAAAAAGATTTAGGTGGATTGATGAGAAATGCATATTAACGAAAAGCATAGCTCACCGGAAATTTGCAGGCAACTTGAGGATGAATACATGCCAAAGACACTGAAGAAAGAATTGATGCCTAAGAGATAGTTTGAGCTCAAGAATCTATGTGTGCATGGAGCTCATGGTGTCTGGACAAAGACTCCATCCAATAATGAGTAGCTTGTGCAATTGGTTGCGCTATCCATAAATGATTTTAATTGGCTGGTACTCTGCTCTGTAGGCAATTTATAAAAGATGATCGAAAAGACTGGATGGAAAATTAATCATGCACTGGTGTAATCCAGACAATGGATAAGGTTGGTAGACCCAAATCGTTCGATCTTGGTACAGTTGTGTCAGACCAGTTTAGTCAGCAGCCATTGTCATAGCCCAGCTCCCAGTAAACATTGTTCAAAGCTGTGGAGTCATATGCAAAGCTACTAAACTACAGATGGCCAAACTAGGGTCATCAGAAATCTAGCAGTCTGGGTTTGGCTTCTTGAACTCTACTTTGCAGGTTAATAAAAGGAGCTAGTTAGCTAAATATGTAGGCACACTCCACCCCAACTCATATGATATCAATCattcaaactagttttgttctGAAAGTAGTGGGTGCTAGGTAGATGGCAAGGCGGTCCCTAATGCATAATAACCATGCTAATCTGGCACGTAGGCAGGATATACGGAAATTAGGTGCCCAGGTATCACCTAGGCGACTTCCTTTACGAATATGTAACCAGGTGTATAACTTGTACATCCATACATTGTATCTAATTGGCTGCTCTGCCTGCACCAATCAGATAACATCACTTCTTGCTGTTGAGTTTTGGTGATAATTATCTATCTTCTGCAGGTTTTGGAGATCCAAAGATGAGGAGTGCCAAGTTATTTTATGAGTACAGATCATTTTCGTTGGAAGCATTAATTCAGTTCAATGATATAATGCAGAAGTTCATAAAGATCTAACTGTTTGCATAGTTTTTGAGCCCTGTCGCTGGATTGTGCTACATGGTTCCTACAGGCAGGAATAACAGTCATGTATTCCTACAATGTGCCCATTTCTGATATCCTTCATATGCACAATGCATTATGCATGCAAAGAGACTAATATTTCCTATAATCTAACAGGTTTAACTTTCTTATATTTTTTCGTAAAAAACACTGAATTTCCAATGACCAGGCAAACACTCTTATGCCCTCTCTCTCTGTTGAACAGATAAACAGGATCTATTGTTATCTAAGAAGATAGCCCTTGAATAACAATTGTTTGGTGTCCTGTGATTGTTCATTGGTAATATTTACTACAACATAACGTGCTTTAACTTCTGTATTACAAAAGAAAGAGAGAATAGAGTTTCCAAGCACAAACTGAATACTCTTCCTTCTTCCTATTGACTAGATCTACAAGATCTCTTATTTTCTAAGTAAGCAGCCATTGAACAACAATTAACAAACAAACTATGCTGGTCATGACTCCTTAGTTCAAGCAACTCAGTCAACTAGCCTGCTACTGAACTGATAAGGCAGAGGCAACTGACGTCAAAAGAAGTCTGTAAAAACTTGAGAAGAAAGCATTAGGTTATATGTGACTTACAATTCTAGAACTGCTATCCGGACCAATCTTTACAGCTGAATATGCCCCCACAAGCGATGCTGCTTTGCAAAAGATGAATGGTATAGGATGATGCTTTGGATTCTTCTATAGAAGACTTCTTTTATGCTGATAGCTAGACAGCCCACCCTCCAATCCAAACAGCATGCACTCTCTGATAAGTACATAGTATGTCGAAGAATAGGTACAAATTATCAAATGAGTAAGAACTAAATTGCAGAGAAGGAAATATAAGCATACGTTTCCTGTTCAAAGTTATCAACGCAAACTAAGTAAATACAATGATTTCACAAATAGTATAACCTATTAGTAGGTCTTAGTGTCTCAATCACCATGAGAACATTAGCAAACATATCAAATCACTCCATTCTTCCAAAAGTTCATAATATTTCTAACCTATTGAAAAAAAATTGGGATAGGGGAAGTTATGGTTACTATTCCCCATGACTTTCAATGAAAGCTCTAAATGGGAGGACACACAGCAATATCAACAGAGACAGTGAAGCAGAAAGAGAGAGATATTCCGTCCTTAAGTGAAGAACTTGAATTATGTCAGACTAAAAATCTTATTAGTTGTCTTGAATGTCAACATATGTTATTGGTATGGTTCTAATGAGGCACTTCTTCAACTAACCAAATATTATAGAGATCTAGAGTAGAAGCACAGTGAATCACCATAGTTAAATTGCACACATGAAACACAATGTCCTGAGTTCTCGAGCATACCATGATATATAAGGAAAACACTCTCTTATTCTTATATGTATCAAGAATGTGGAAAAACCCTGACATTATTTAttcaaaaaagagagagaaaaaccCTGACATTCTTGGGTTTTGATTTCAGGATGATAATAAAACTAAGAGTAGAAAAACTACAAAGCAGTTCTCTTGTGGCTGAATATGAATTGATAGAATTTGCATTGATTTTAAAAGAAATTAAGGGGAGGGACTAGAGTAGCCAACATTGTCTTACAAGTGTTTCCCTTAAAACTTGATTAGCTAAAAAACAAGAACCCATTACCTATGGTAGCAAAAGTCTGAAATAGTAATGATTGTGTAACATATACAGAAACATAGTACATAAGTACTCTTGCTTTGACTGGCGATGATTACAATCAAAGTGGTCTTGTTCAAAAGGAGCTTATCCCACGTAAAGAGCATAAATCGCATGGCCCAAACTTTTCTGGACTGCAATGTGAATATGGACCAATCTTAGGAAAGGACACTGATGGAACTTATTCTTGCTCATATTCCACGCACTTTAAAGTAGTACAACGGACAGAATAAAATTGACAAAGAAAAACTTCATTTCTGCAAGCAGAATAGCTCCTCCTAAAAGTATAACAGCAAGTGTCATCGTGTCGCTTAAACAAAATTAGCCCAAACCGCATCAGATTCcactataaaaaataattaattaaatCATGTAACGTAGTGCAGCAAGACTGAACCATTCGTAAATACTAACAAAATAACCTCCAGCAGGCAGCATAGAGAAGCTACTCAAAACATTTTTCTCTGGTGATTCATTAGGCACAAATTCAGAACGGCATCTTTCACAAACTGAACATATCAGATAGCAGAATCATATGCCAGAAAGCTACATATATGATAAAGGTATAGCTTGCTTCATCTATGGGTGATCATTTTATCTCTATACACGCACGCGCACGCACACACTTCAACTGATGAATTAAACCAGTAGAACACACTGAGAGAAAAGTAAGGCGTACATAGCAGTCACAGGTTGAAAATCAAAATGAAAAATTTACATTTGGGTTATTGATTCCAGAATAACTAAAGATAGCATCTTCTGTTAGTAGGCTTAAAGATTATTCTTTTGGTGTTTGTTCCAAGATGCTAGATTCTACATTTTCCCATATAAGAAGCACCTCACAAGGCCCTCCTTATCAACCTGAGAAGGCCAAAAGGGTATCAACAGGCTAAGGTAGGACAAGAGTGTGTTTGAGCTAGTCAACAGGAACAAATTCAACGTTTGAGAACAGAGAAAAGAGGCCACTGGAAAACACAGGCAAGAAAGGTTCTGGAAATTTTCA from Panicum hallii strain FIL2 chromosome 3, PHallii_v3.1, whole genome shotgun sequence encodes:
- the LOC112887440 gene encoding E3 ubiquitin-protein ligase SIRP1-like, with the protein product MTEAAIVRYWCHECEHAVDFEETMVEAMAEEIKCPACDGGFIEEMNGEEFEGLTSQRSERDLSQWGTSDNPFEQPGATADSEDDEEEEDDDDDMGREFEGFIRRHRRASALRRVLDSIQDDLRADRERDNSILINAFNQALALQGSVLDPDEVRDDQGGSSNDDGLLEEYVLGAGLSLLLQHLAESDPNRYGTPPARKEVVEALPTVKIEEVVSCSVCLDDLELGSQAKQMPCEHKFHSPCIMPWLELHSSCPVCRFELPSEETKDLNELSNVVRMESIHEEIRADGPGNDSESSNRAWALVPWFNGLFSAPEPQTARGALTDQQPPSATGTNPNAGES